In one Mucilaginibacter sp. PAMB04168 genomic region, the following are encoded:
- a CDS encoding BatA domain-containing protein produces the protein MFQFINPIWFFSAAAIAIPVLIHLWNIRPGKVLKVGSISLINAASRKSSRSFKLLDVPLFILRCLLLLLVALLLAMPVWQKKAQAVKVKGWLLIPKENLTETYKKFKRTIDSLNRAGYEFHYFNTGFAKSNLKQILLHPKDSILASPPAPAAPLANYWSLFKQLNNRVSSPLPVFVFTPNQAKYFRGNKPEIALDLHWQTYTPADSASSWIQDAWFTNAGDIRVIQGNSTPLGTAYTYSTVSATRSNPAFSIQTAGDNAQVKPANNNQAPFNIDTTTHRLLIYADNSTDAAYLKAALQAVSSFTQRKTVLRIITNPGQISPQTQWLFWLSDKALNHRAIKSCNHIFAYQKGKILNVNTLMSNAGYFSTALPDEGKVQLFKAVSGDSLDPSIWRDGFGKPILSAQQYGKTSIYRFYSRFNPAWNNLVWSNAFPAWLLQLMQASHQANQPNSDKRILSRQQYMPVITSATHTIAAGKPAENKSLGRYFWLALVIVFAAERWLAHRTPQTHNA, from the coding sequence ATGTTTCAATTTATAAATCCCATATGGTTTTTCAGTGCTGCCGCAATAGCAATTCCGGTATTGATACACCTGTGGAATATACGGCCGGGCAAAGTGCTAAAAGTGGGCAGCATATCGCTTATTAATGCTGCCTCACGTAAAAGCAGCCGGAGTTTTAAATTGCTGGATGTACCACTATTTATTTTGCGCTGCCTGTTGCTGTTATTGGTAGCATTATTACTGGCCATGCCGGTATGGCAAAAAAAAGCGCAAGCGGTTAAAGTAAAAGGCTGGCTACTGATACCCAAAGAGAACCTTACCGAAACTTACAAAAAATTTAAGCGTACTATTGACTCGCTTAACCGTGCAGGTTACGAGTTTCATTATTTTAATACGGGCTTTGCAAAATCTAACCTTAAACAGATACTGCTGCACCCAAAAGATTCAATTCTTGCCTCGCCACCCGCTCCCGCCGCTCCGCTTGCCAACTACTGGAGCCTGTTCAAACAACTTAATAACCGCGTAAGTTCACCATTGCCCGTTTTTGTGTTCACACCTAACCAGGCCAAATATTTTAGGGGTAACAAGCCAGAGATAGCGCTTGATTTGCATTGGCAAACCTACACCCCGGCCGATTCAGCAAGCAGCTGGATACAGGATGCATGGTTTACCAACGCCGGCGATATAAGGGTTATACAGGGCAACAGTACACCATTGGGCACTGCCTATACCTATAGCACAGTAAGCGCAACGCGAAGCAATCCGGCGTTCAGCATACAAACCGCCGGAGACAATGCGCAGGTGAAGCCTGCTAATAACAACCAGGCGCCGTTTAATATTGATACCACCACTCATCGGCTCCTCATTTATGCCGATAACAGTACGGATGCCGCCTACCTGAAAGCAGCCTTACAAGCGGTAAGCAGCTTTACACAGCGTAAAACCGTATTGAGGATAATTACTAACCCAGGTCAGATCTCTCCACAAACGCAATGGCTCTTCTGGCTGTCGGACAAGGCGCTTAACCATCGGGCAATAAAAAGCTGCAATCACATCTTTGCTTACCAAAAAGGCAAAATCTTAAATGTAAACACTTTAATGAGTAACGCGGGCTACTTTTCAACCGCGCTGCCTGATGAAGGTAAAGTGCAGTTATTTAAAGCCGTGAGCGGAGATAGTCTAGATCCTAGTATATGGCGGGATGGTTTTGGTAAACCCATATTATCTGCACAGCAGTACGGTAAAACCAGCATTTATCGCTTTTACAGCCGTTTCAACCCGGCCTGGAATAACTTGGTTTGGAGCAATGCCTTCCCCGCATGGTTACTTCAATTAATGCAGGCAAGCCACCAGGCAAACCAGCCTAATTCAGATAAAAGAATATTAAGCCGCCAGCAATATATGCCGGTTATCACTTCAGCAACGCACACCATCGCAGCTGGCAAGCCGGCTGAAAACAAAAGCCTCGGCCGCTATTTCTGGCTGGCGCTGGTTATAGTATTTGCTGCCGAACGCTGGCTGGCCCATCGCACACCTCAAACTCATAACGCCTAA
- a CDS encoding DUF58 domain-containing protein: MLDPKVLMTIKNLPLLAKTVIDGFMNGFNKSTVKGPGLEFSQYRSYQPGDDLRWLDWRMYARSDRYYIRESEIETSISVRFLIDASASMNHHDGTLTKIEYARFLAASLAYLANLQGDAVGLYVFKEGGLFSLASRPDPQHLQRLYHQLENIKPAGSFTQPVHYKQLFAGTGRKELLVFITDMYQPECEIMKLLDSLAALRHEIIVFQLMGQNELDFDFKGYSALEDLETGQVIQVGPQARQQYQQALQAHLENIRMQLLGKHIVHRMLSTAQPLDVALRDFLVQRNKG; this comes from the coding sequence ATGCTCGACCCGAAAGTACTCATGACGATCAAGAACCTGCCTTTGCTGGCTAAAACGGTAATTGATGGATTTATGAACGGCTTTAACAAAAGCACCGTTAAGGGGCCCGGATTGGAGTTTAGCCAATACCGCAGCTACCAGCCCGGCGATGATCTGCGCTGGCTAGACTGGCGCATGTATGCCCGCAGCGACCGGTACTATATTCGTGAGTCAGAAATTGAGACCAGCATTTCAGTACGTTTTTTGATTGATGCCAGCGCCTCCATGAACCATCATGATGGCACCCTCACTAAAATAGAGTACGCCCGTTTCCTGGCAGCGTCACTGGCTTATTTGGCCAATTTACAAGGAGATGCAGTGGGCTTGTATGTTTTTAAAGAAGGTGGCCTGTTTTCACTGGCCTCGCGGCCCGATCCGCAACATTTACAGCGGCTATATCACCAGTTAGAAAACATAAAGCCGGCCGGTAGTTTTACTCAACCCGTACATTATAAACAATTATTTGCCGGTACAGGCCGAAAGGAACTACTGGTATTTATTACCGACATGTACCAGCCCGAGTGCGAGATCATGAAATTGTTAGATTCACTCGCGGCACTCAGGCACGAGATCATTGTATTTCAATTAATGGGGCAAAACGAGCTGGATTTTGACTTTAAGGGCTATTCCGCTTTAGAAGATCTGGAAACGGGCCAAGTAATACAGGTAGGGCCACAGGCCAGGCAGCAATACCAGCAAGCCTTACAAGCCCACCTCGAAAACATACGCATGCAATTACTCGGCAAACACATTGTACACCGTATGCTCAGCACAGCCCAACCTCTTGATGTTGCTTTGCGTGACTTCTTGGTGCAGCGGAACAAAGGGTAA
- a CDS encoding MoxR family ATPase has product MELTETHVKSLLAKLPQLKTEIQKVIVGQEHILDELLVAFLAGGHCLLEGVPGLAKTLLVKTMSQALHLSFRRIQFTPDLMPTDIVGTEILEEDHVTGKRFFKFNKGPLFANIILADEINRTPPKTQSALLEAMQEFEVTYGGQTYPLDKPFFILATQNPIEQAGTYPLPEAQLDRFLLLVQIGYPTAEEEFAILNRTTGTSKATINPVISAEEIQQAQALVRQVSISEELVRYVSELIRATRPDTSTLPYVKEWVRWGAGPRAGQALILTAKARALLKGRYAVLLEDIHAMATPVLRHRVLMNFKAEAEGITSDKATAELIKLIERPRV; this is encoded by the coding sequence TTGGAACTAACAGAAACCCACGTAAAATCGCTGCTGGCTAAGCTTCCGCAGCTAAAAACTGAAATACAAAAGGTGATAGTAGGCCAGGAACACATTCTGGATGAACTCCTGGTAGCTTTTTTGGCCGGTGGGCACTGCCTGCTGGAAGGTGTACCCGGGCTGGCTAAAACCTTACTGGTTAAGACCATGTCTCAGGCTTTGCACCTGTCATTCCGCCGTATACAGTTTACACCCGATTTAATGCCTACCGATATTGTAGGCACCGAAATACTGGAGGAAGACCACGTAACCGGCAAGCGCTTTTTTAAATTTAACAAAGGCCCATTGTTTGCCAACATTATACTGGCCGACGAGATAAACCGCACGCCGCCCAAAACGCAGTCGGCTTTGCTGGAAGCCATGCAGGAGTTTGAGGTTACTTACGGTGGGCAAACTTACCCGCTCGATAAGCCTTTTTTCATCCTGGCTACCCAAAATCCTATTGAGCAAGCGGGCACCTACCCCCTGCCCGAGGCACAGTTAGACCGCTTTTTACTACTGGTACAAATTGGCTACCCTACCGCTGAAGAAGAGTTCGCCATATTAAACCGTACTACCGGCACCAGCAAAGCCACCATTAACCCGGTTATTAGCGCTGAAGAGATACAGCAGGCCCAGGCCCTGGTGCGCCAGGTAAGCATTAGCGAAGAACTGGTGCGCTATGTAAGTGAGCTTATACGTGCTACCCGGCCCGATACCTCTACCCTGCCTTATGTAAAAGAGTGGGTACGCTGGGGCGCTGGCCCGCGTGCGGGGCAGGCGTTAATATTAACTGCTAAAGCGCGTGCATTGCTCAAAGGCCGCTATGCCGTGTTATTAGAAGACATACATGCCATGGCTACTCCTGTGCTACGCCACCGCGTACTCATGAACTTTAAAGCCGAAGCTGAAGGAATTACCTCAGACAAAGCCACCGCTGAATTGATTAAATTAATAGAAAGACCACGGGTTTAG
- a CDS encoding DUF4159 domain-containing protein — translation MSLNSKFTFTRFSYHSGDWDTDQRMPTNILNSLLEYTTIPIDNKEKVVALSSPDVFNSPFSYLSGHKLVQFDAQERANFKKYVQNGGFVFVDDCNHDIDGLFAKSFEAQMASLFGPQALKKIPNNHELYRSFFTFEKGPPNTSFELNGWGDDLVHDYLKAITINGRIAVLYSNKDYGCEWDYDFRNKRFLAEDNTKFGVNIVVYAMSS, via the coding sequence ATGTCATTAAATTCCAAGTTTACTTTTACCCGCTTTAGCTATCATTCAGGCGATTGGGACACCGATCAGCGGATGCCCACCAATATCCTGAACTCATTGCTGGAGTACACTACCATTCCTATTGATAATAAAGAGAAGGTGGTGGCCTTAAGCAGCCCCGATGTGTTTAACTCGCCGTTTAGCTACCTGAGCGGGCACAAGCTGGTACAGTTTGATGCGCAAGAACGGGCCAATTTTAAAAAGTATGTTCAAAATGGCGGCTTTGTATTTGTAGACGATTGCAACCATGATATAGATGGTCTTTTTGCCAAATCATTTGAGGCGCAAATGGCATCACTTTTTGGGCCGCAGGCGTTAAAAAAGATCCCCAACAATCACGAGTTGTATCGCTCCTTCTTTACGTTCGAAAAAGGTCCGCCCAATACATCATTTGAGTTGAATGGCTGGGGAGATGACCTGGTGCATGATTACCTGAAAGCCATCACCATAAATGGCCGGATAGCCGTTTTGTATAGTAATAAGGATTACGGGTGCGAGTGGGATTACGATTTCAGGAATAAGCGCTTTTTGGCCGAGGATAACACTAAGTTCGGCGTAAATATTGTGGTATATGCCATGAGCTCGTAA
- a CDS encoding RDD family protein, which produces MDNFYVKDNDGEKGPFTFEELTDGRLEPNDMVRTDFTSWEKASDILDFAEYFRYEGYYFATETNLASFWIRLLAFIIDHVIVSFLIGFGFVLFADYLPFSINTFNIEEPHTRDLVQRIYLITLFVYNLLLCALPLSSTLGQALCRLVIVDGEGRKINPLKAMIRSAAKIFSFLFCGAGFWSVLFMQHKQGIHDMLAKTYVIRKDEL; this is translated from the coding sequence ATGGACAATTTTTATGTAAAAGATAATGACGGCGAAAAAGGTCCGTTTACGTTTGAAGAACTGACTGATGGTCGCCTGGAGCCTAATGATATGGTACGTACCGATTTTACCAGTTGGGAAAAAGCCAGTGATATTTTAGACTTCGCAGAATACTTCCGGTACGAGGGTTACTACTTTGCTACCGAAACCAACCTGGCTAGTTTTTGGATACGCCTACTTGCCTTTATCATAGACCATGTCATTGTTTCCTTTTTGATAGGCTTCGGTTTTGTGTTATTTGCCGATTATCTTCCGTTTAGTATCAATACCTTTAACATTGAAGAACCGCATACGCGGGATCTGGTTCAGCGTATTTATCTGATCACACTTTTTGTTTATAACCTGTTGTTGTGTGCACTGCCTTTAAGCAGTACTTTGGGGCAGGCCCTGTGCCGGTTAGTTATAGTGGATGGCGAGGGCAGGAAGATAAACCCATTAAAAGCAATGATTAGAAGCGCTGCTAAAATATTTTCTTTTTTGTTTTGCGGCGCTGGTTTTTGGAGCGTGCTTTTTATGCAGCACAAGCAGGGCATACACGATATGCTGGCTAAGACGTACGTGATCAGGAAGGACGAGCTTTAA
- the ispG gene encoding (E)-4-hydroxy-3-methylbut-2-enyl-diphosphate synthase, producing the protein MNADAVKVLPGRYCNSLTQYSRFVTREVTIGDVPMGGSNPIRIQSMTTTDTMDTIGTVEQTIRMVDAGCEYVRITAPSIKEAQNLAEIKKQLRARGYTVPLVADIHFTPNAAEVAARIVEKVRVNPGNYADKKKFDELEYTDLEYQGELDRIFQKFTPLVNICKEYGTAMRIGTNHGSLSDRIMSRYGDTPQGMVESAMEFIRMCEALNYYNLVISMKSSNPQVMVQAYRLLVDTMVAEGMNYPLHLGVTEAGDGEDGRIKSAVGIGTLLEDGLGDTVRVSLTEEPEAEAPVAIALVNRYLERGAKGVEKNQESQSISKVSSAIPLIAPISAPQHSPYEYQKRVTDEANAFIGGHMVPRVVLDLSTSNLKDPSVLNDAGYLYSPVLDKYNMADQSVDFVYLANQLPSFTFPGNLKQLYNYTTWQTLTHKKNCHPVFTLAEYLAAEDRSSALNLVKIALADFDAAQLIKLAHDDKGLVLVLETDALHGMAEQRSFFFRLAAAGIATPVIIKRSYGFGAESHEQGAEQLNIAPNTGTSSIVNADNSKVLISATHPTDQVTELQLYAATDMGALLVDGFGDGVWIDAPGMPPAVITSTAFGILQATRSRISKTEYISCPSCGRTLFDLQETTQMIRSRTSHLKGLKIGIMGCIVNGPGEMADADYGYVGAGPGKITLYRGKEVVKKNVNTTSALDELIGIIQEDGNWVDPAVTL; encoded by the coding sequence ATGAATGCTGATGCTGTAAAAGTGCTGCCTGGCCGTTATTGTAACTCATTAACCCAATACTCCCGTTTTGTAACCCGCGAGGTAACCATTGGCGATGTGCCAATGGGTGGCAGTAACCCCATCCGTATTCAAAGCATGACCACTACCGATACCATGGACACCATAGGTACGGTAGAGCAAACCATTCGTATGGTTGATGCCGGTTGTGAGTATGTACGTATTACGGCACCCAGTATAAAGGAAGCACAGAATTTAGCCGAGATTAAAAAGCAGTTACGTGCGCGTGGTTACACGGTGCCGCTGGTGGCCGATATTCATTTTACGCCCAATGCTGCTGAGGTGGCTGCCCGTATTGTAGAGAAAGTACGCGTTAACCCTGGTAACTACGCCGATAAAAAGAAATTTGACGAACTGGAATATACCGACCTGGAATACCAGGGCGAACTGGACCGTATCTTTCAAAAGTTTACCCCGCTTGTAAATATCTGCAAAGAGTACGGTACCGCCATGCGCATCGGCACCAACCACGGCTCGCTGAGCGACCGCATTATGAGCCGGTATGGCGATACGCCGCAGGGCATGGTAGAGTCCGCCATGGAATTTATACGCATGTGCGAAGCTTTGAATTACTATAACCTGGTTATTAGTATGAAAAGCAGCAACCCGCAGGTAATGGTACAGGCTTACCGTTTGCTGGTTGATACTATGGTGGCTGAAGGCATGAACTATCCGCTGCACCTGGGCGTAACTGAAGCCGGCGATGGTGAGGATGGCCGTATCAAATCGGCGGTAGGCATTGGTACCCTGCTGGAAGATGGCCTGGGCGATACCGTACGTGTATCCCTAACCGAAGAGCCTGAGGCTGAAGCGCCTGTAGCTATTGCATTAGTGAACCGGTATTTAGAGCGGGGCGCAAAGGGCGTGGAAAAAAATCAAGAGTCACAATCCATAAGCAAGGTATCTTCTGCCATTCCTCTAATAGCTCCGATCTCCGCTCCTCAGCATAGCCCCTATGAGTATCAAAAGCGTGTTACCGATGAGGCTAACGCCTTTATTGGCGGGCATATGGTACCACGTGTGGTGCTGGATTTGAGCACGAGTAACCTGAAAGACCCATCTGTATTGAATGATGCCGGTTACCTGTACTCGCCCGTGCTGGATAAATATAATATGGCCGATCAGTCGGTTGATTTTGTTTACCTGGCCAATCAGCTGCCTTCGTTTACCTTTCCGGGTAATTTAAAGCAGTTATACAATTACACCACCTGGCAAACCTTAACACATAAAAAGAATTGCCACCCGGTATTTACGTTAGCCGAATACCTGGCAGCCGAAGACCGTTCATCAGCTTTAAACCTGGTGAAGATTGCCCTGGCCGATTTTGATGCCGCCCAGCTAATTAAACTCGCTCATGATGATAAAGGACTGGTTTTGGTTTTAGAAACTGATGCACTGCACGGCATGGCCGAGCAGCGCTCCTTCTTTTTCAGATTAGCAGCGGCGGGCATAGCTACGCCGGTTATTATTAAAAGAAGCTACGGGTTTGGCGCAGAGAGCCACGAACAGGGAGCAGAGCAACTAAACATAGCACCAAATACCGGTACATCGTCTATAGTTAATGCTGATAACTCCAAAGTTTTAATTTCTGCTACCCACCCAACTGATCAGGTAACTGAATTGCAACTTTATGCCGCTACCGATATGGGCGCTTTGCTGGTTGATGGCTTTGGCGACGGGGTTTGGATTGATGCACCCGGTATGCCGCCTGCGGTAATTACCTCAACAGCGTTTGGCATTTTGCAAGCCACCCGTTCGCGTATATCTAAAACCGAATACATCAGCTGCCCAAGCTGCGGACGCACACTGTTCGATTTGCAGGAAACCACGCAAATGATCCGCAGCCGCACCAGTCACCTCAAAGGACTGAAAATTGGCATTATGGGCTGTATTGTGAACGGCCCGGGCGAAATGGCCGATGCTGATTATGGCTATGTAGGTGCTGGTCCGGGTAAAATTACATTATACCGGGGTAAGGAAGTAGTGAAAAAGAATGTAAACACCACCAGCGCATTAGACGAACTGATTGGCATCATCCAGGAGGATGGCAACTGGGTTGATCCAGCTGTGACGCTTTAA
- a CDS encoding energy transducer TonB, which produces MKIFAAAILCLCAWSTACGPPQAQQQQAMPKPKPDAQTVRIDEPVCGPSRQMILKGGIYNYAEIFPVFPGGDKGFKDYITKNIRTIKGVQCRVVACVVIEKNGSVSNIKIIRSCSAKTDREAIRLLKHSPRWIPGKQKGKPVRVQYYLPILFS; this is translated from the coding sequence ATGAAAATCTTTGCTGCTGCTATTCTATGTTTATGTGCTTGGAGTACAGCTTGTGGACCGCCGCAGGCACAACAGCAACAGGCCATGCCCAAACCTAAGCCAGACGCACAAACCGTACGAATTGATGAACCGGTTTGTGGACCATCAAGACAGATGATTTTAAAAGGCGGCATTTACAACTATGCCGAAATTTTTCCGGTATTTCCGGGCGGGGATAAAGGTTTTAAGGATTATATCACTAAAAATATCCGCACTATTAAAGGAGTTCAGTGCCGGGTTGTTGCATGTGTGGTTATAGAAAAGAATGGCTCAGTGTCTAACATCAAGATAATAAGAAGCTGTAGTGCTAAAACCGACAGGGAAGCTATCAGACTGCTTAAACATTCACCACGTTGGATACCGGGTAAACAGAAAGGAAAACCAGTTAGAGTACAGTATTATTTACCTATTTTATTTTCTTAA
- a CDS encoding histidine kinase, producing the protein MESSTVITIGKLQINRVAQHVIFWTVIFWLFAGMYAVKSTFWVSFRNNLFYAPIHMTYFYVLAYFLLPKYLYRGKYVGFALRLLVLMFSVIICSRLVDIFIASPYIIQQFPNIEQEFVDSIYKRTFLQKITDEVLFINAFKMMHFVVWAALGIKLFRMWYERKQAALQAELRALKGQIHPHFLFNTLNNLYALTLTNSSKASQVVLGLSDMLRYMLYECNTPYVSLQKEVLMLQQYISLEKIRYEERIDLNFTVSGNLENKLTAPLIMLTFIENAFKHGASNTVGEAWVNIDLQVNNEQLKLKVANSKPETTPADADVHHGNIGLQNVRKRLELLYPSAYQLKIMDDEDTFLIVLELTIISQNQPVPNLTSA; encoded by the coding sequence ATGGAAAGCAGCACGGTTATAACTATAGGAAAACTGCAAATTAACAGAGTAGCACAGCATGTAATTTTCTGGACAGTTATATTTTGGCTATTTGCTGGTATGTACGCCGTAAAAAGCACATTTTGGGTTTCCTTTCGCAATAATCTTTTCTATGCGCCTATTCACATGACTTATTTTTACGTGCTGGCCTATTTCCTGCTACCTAAATATTTGTACAGAGGTAAGTACGTAGGTTTTGCACTCAGGTTATTGGTTCTTATGTTTTCTGTTATCATCTGTAGTCGGCTGGTAGATATCTTCATAGCCAGTCCTTACATTATTCAGCAATTTCCAAACATTGAGCAGGAGTTTGTAGATAGTATTTATAAACGCACCTTCTTGCAAAAAATAACTGATGAGGTGCTTTTTATAAACGCATTTAAAATGATGCATTTTGTGGTGTGGGCGGCCTTGGGTATCAAGCTTTTCCGGATGTGGTACGAGCGCAAGCAGGCAGCATTACAGGCCGAGTTAAGGGCACTTAAGGGACAAATACACCCTCATTTTCTATTTAATACCCTTAATAATTTATACGCACTTACACTTACCAACTCATCTAAAGCATCGCAGGTGGTGCTGGGTCTTTCAGATATGCTGCGGTATATGCTGTATGAGTGTAACACACCTTACGTAAGTCTGCAAAAAGAGGTGTTGATGCTGCAGCAGTACATCAGTTTGGAAAAGATCCGTTATGAAGAGCGCATAGATCTGAATTTTACGGTAAGTGGTAATTTGGAAAATAAGTTGACTGCACCGCTCATTATGCTCACTTTTATTGAAAACGCTTTTAAACACGGCGCCAGTAATACAGTAGGTGAGGCCTGGGTAAATATTGATCTTCAGGTTAACAATGAACAGCTTAAACTTAAAGTAGCCAATAGCAAGCCCGAAACAACGCCTGCGGATGCAGATGTGCATCATGGCAACATAGGTTTGCAGAATGTTAGGAAGCGCCTTGAACTACTATATCCATCTGCCTATCAGCTCAAAATAATGGATGATGAAGATACATTTCTGATTGTATTAGAACTTACCATTATTTCGCAAAACCAACCTGTGCCTAACCTAACCTCAGCATGA
- a CDS encoding LytTR family DNA-binding domain-containing protein — translation MKIRTLIVDDEPHAIEVIENYLGNFDQMEIAGRCNSAIQAFQIIQQKPVDLMFLDIKMPGINGNDFLRSLKNPPKVIFTTAYSEFALEGFELNAVDYLLKPISFDRFLRAMDKIYQLNEHHKQAAVLSHEVPVGDTDAYLYLKVERKTIKLNINDILWIESLRDYVKVVTASQVYISKQKISFLEEMLPERRFVRIHRSFIVAISKIDSFYATVVEVSGHELPIGRNYKQDLQKRLKAENLHFS, via the coding sequence ATGAAAATACGCACCCTTATTGTTGACGATGAACCACACGCCATTGAGGTGATTGAAAATTACCTGGGCAATTTTGACCAGATGGAAATTGCCGGTCGCTGTAACAGCGCAATACAGGCATTCCAGATTATACAGCAAAAACCAGTAGACCTGATGTTTCTGGATATTAAGATGCCGGGCATTAACGGCAATGATTTTTTGCGGAGCCTGAAGAACCCGCCGAAGGTAATTTTCACTACAGCTTACAGCGAGTTTGCATTGGAAGGCTTTGAATTGAATGCGGTTGATTATCTGCTAAAGCCGATTTCGTTCGACCGCTTTTTACGGGCCATGGATAAGATTTATCAACTCAATGAGCACCATAAACAGGCTGCCGTGCTGTCGCATGAAGTTCCGGTTGGCGATACCGACGCTTATCTGTACCTCAAAGTAGAACGTAAAACCATAAAGCTCAACATCAACGATATCTTGTGGATTGAGAGCCTGCGCGATTATGTGAAGGTGGTTACGGCCTCGCAAGTATACATTAGCAAGCAAAAGATCAGCTTTCTGGAGGAGATGCTGCCCGAGCGGCGATTTGTGCGTATTCACCGTTCGTTTATCGTGGCAATTTCAAAGATTGATTCCTTTTACGCTACCGTAGTAGAAGTAAGCGGGCATGAATTGCCAATAGGCCGCAATTACAAGCAAGACTTGCAAAAGCGGTTAAAGGCGGAGAATTTGCATTTTAGTTGA
- a CDS encoding energy transducer TonB: MAEEIKNIQLKYSCNANWEAMPETEGGRQCDKCQKKVHDFTNSKAEEFERILAENNYSICGRFIKTQVTSAPDRISTWKKWASAAMLLVGFNLAACQDKERKATVLTGTPLIPLDTAEQEDVKGEVSPDVIKQLASSCKKVKISPNDVFTSVEVVPVFPGGEKKFMAFMDKHLKSGKTVKRSRVHIAFIIEKDGSLSNIKPVGPSTEPAALKEAIRVLKLSPRWIPGKQNNEPVRVQYVVPVIFN, encoded by the coding sequence ATGGCTGAAGAAATTAAAAACATTCAACTGAAGTATAGCTGTAACGCCAATTGGGAAGCTATGCCCGAAACCGAAGGTGGCCGGCAGTGCGATAAATGTCAAAAGAAGGTTCATGACTTTACCAACAGCAAAGCTGAAGAGTTTGAACGAATTTTGGCAGAGAATAATTACAGCATATGTGGGCGTTTCATTAAGACACAGGTAACATCAGCACCGGATAGAATTTCTACGTGGAAGAAATGGGCTTCGGCTGCTATGCTATTGGTAGGGTTTAACTTAGCAGCATGCCAAGACAAGGAGCGAAAAGCAACTGTTTTAACAGGTACCCCATTAATTCCGCTCGATACTGCTGAGCAAGAAGATGTTAAAGGAGAAGTATCACCGGATGTCATTAAACAACTTGCCTCATCATGCAAAAAAGTGAAAATTTCGCCGAATGATGTTTTTACATCAGTAGAAGTTGTACCTGTGTTTCCGGGTGGAGAAAAAAAGTTTATGGCTTTTATGGATAAACATTTAAAGTCAGGTAAAACTGTAAAAAGGAGCCGGGTACATATAGCCTTTATCATAGAAAAAGACGGCTCGCTAAGTAACATTAAACCTGTTGGCCCGAGTACAGAACCGGCCGCTTTAAAGGAAGCCATTAGAGTGCTTAAACTTTCACCCAGATGGATACCAGGTAAGCAAAACAACGAACCTGTAAGGGTGCAGTATGTTGTACCGGTTATTTTCAACTAA